CCTGGATACCATAAAGACCCCAGAGTGACCGATATCCAAAGGCTGTCAGCAATGCTAGCGAAAATGCGGCAAAATACGCGGCCGCACCAAAAGCCGCTAGCGGAAATCCGGCGATCTCCGCGTAACCGCTTGTCAAAACCTGTTCGCAGCCTTCGATAATGCTGCACGGAACCGGTTCGGCGGTGTAATGGTGCGCGGTCAGGTAGACCGAATCTGCAACGCCGACCAACGCAATGATGGCCGCCGTCATAGGCAGCCATCGAACGTGGTTCACTTCGTCATTTACGGTTGTTTCGCCCTCGCTCACTTATTTGAGTTGGTGTTTTCGGCCGCAGGTTTGGCTGCCGGGGGCGTTGAAGCTGCTTTTTCAAGTTCGGCGTCGATTATACGTTTGAGGCTCTCGACCTTCATTTCGTTAAACGGAATCGATATGCCATTAACGTAAACGGTCGGCGTGGAGTTTACGTTCAATCCGCGGCCTCGCTGGAGGTCAGCGTCTACGCGTCCTTTGGCGGCAATGCCGGCAACGTCAGCCTGCAATTTTACGAGGTCCAGGCCCAGCTTCTGTGCATACTCGTTCCAAAGCTGTTTGTAGTTCGGGTTTGAGGTCCAGGTCTGCTGATTGGAGAACAGTTGGTTTTGCATCTCCCAAAACTTACCCTGCATACCGGCGGCCTCGACCGTCACGGCGGCATCATAGGATTTGTCGTGGGCCGGGATCGACAGTGGATAATTACGGAAGATAAACCTTATGCGGCTGCCGTATGACGACTTGATCTCGGACATCACCGGGTTTGCCGCAGCACAAGATCCACACTGGAAATCGGCAAATTCCTCAACCGTGACCGATGCTGTCGGTGAACCGGCCTGATTCGGCGGTTGAGCTCCAAGCGGCGCATTTACCGGGATTCCCGGTGTCTTTGTAGCGTTTGCTGCGGCGTTAGTATTCGTCTTAGGAGGTGTGCCCGGTTTACCGGATGTAAAAAGATAGTAACCACCGCCAACTGCCAATAACAAAACTATACCGATGATCACGACCGGCATTCCGCTCTTTTTTTGATTCTGTTTACTCATTATTATTTGATCCGGTTTATTTGACCGCTCTTATCTTTCTGCCACCGCTCTGTTCCGCGTTAAGGGCGTTGAGCGAGTCCAAAACTCGTTTGTAGATCCCGTCAGCATCTAGGCCATAGTCACCCAACAGGCGGTTCGGGTCGCCGTGGCTGACTATCTCATCCGGCACTCCCATTCTAACCACTTTGACCTTGTCCTGCAGATCGTTGGCCTCGAGCAATTCCATAACCGCGGAGCCAAATCCGCCGGCCAAATATGCCTCTTCGACCGTTACTATGAGCGGCATTTCGCGAGCCGTTGATAGCAACAGTTCGGCATCGAGCGGTTTGACGAATCTGGCATTTACAACCGAAATATTTACGCCGCTCTTTGCCAACTTTTCGGCGGCTTGCATTGCCGGATAGACCATCGAGCCATAGGCGACCACGGCACCGTCCGTGCCCTTTCTGAGCACCTCGCCCTTACCGATCTCGATGACCTTTGGTGCGGCCGAAATATCAACTCCGTGTCCATTGCCCCGTGGATATCGGATCGCTGCCGGGCCCGGATGTTCGATCGCTGTAATCATCATATCGCGCATCTCAGCCTCATCTTTCGGGGCCATCAGCACAATATTCGGGTAACTGCGTAAATACGCAATGTCCAAAAGTCCGTGGTGCGTAGGACCATCCGCGCCGACAATGCCGGCCCGATCCATCGCGAGAGTTACATTCAGGTCCTGCAGACATACGTCGTGGATCACCTGATCAAAACCGCGTTGCAGAAATGTCGAATAAATTGCGGCGACCGGCTTCATTCCCTCGCACGCCATTCCGGCGCAGAATGTGACCGCGTGCTGCTCGGCGATGCCGACATCAAAAGCCCGTTCCGGAAATTTCTCCAGGATCTTATCCACGCCGGTACCGTCCGGCATTGCGGCCGTGAGCGCGATTATCTTGTCATTCGACGCCATTAATTCGCACATTGTGTCGCCAAATACTGCTGTATATGACGGTGCAGCGGCCTTGCTCGACTGGAAGGGTAAACCCGTCTTGGGGTCGAACGGACCGGTCGCGTGATACGCGTAGTAATTTTTTTCAGGGTTAGGAAAGCCTTTTCCCTTGGTGGTCAGGGCGTGGACGATGACCGGGCCGTCATCGACCTTTTTTGCTTCTTCCAGTGCCCGCACCAGCATCGCGACATTGTGACCGTCAACGTAGCCGATATATTTGAATCCAAGTTCGTTGACCAAAGCCCC
This is a stretch of genomic DNA from Chloracidobacterium sp.. It encodes these proteins:
- a CDS encoding vitamin K epoxide reductase family protein, which translates into the protein MSEGETTVNDEVNHVRWLPMTAAIIALVGVADSVYLTAHHYTAEPVPCSIIEGCEQVLTSGYAEIAGFPLAAFGAAAYFAAFSLALLTAFGYRSLWGLYGIQATIMAIFSVWLIYIQGIVIGAFCQFCLLSAATSFTLFILYLISRYLQPKSTA
- a CDS encoding 1-deoxy-D-xylulose-5-phosphate synthase yields the protein MRFLSEINSPADLRQLKVEDLQEVADEVRQFIIDTCSLIGGHTGASLGAVELAVAMHYVFDTPKDRLVWDVGHQAYAHKILTGRRDQLHTIKQEGGISGFLRRDESEYDTFGAGHASTSISAGLGMAVARDKKGEDFHVCTLIGDSSLAGGMAMEAINQAGHLKSRLIVLLNDNEMSIAPAVGALSRYLNRIKEAQSYQHLKEEIGDALESVPGIGGSLRRAAKSFKDAIAAAVLPGALVNELGFKYIGYVDGHNVAMLVRALEEAKKVDDGPVIVHALTTKGKGFPNPEKNYYAYHATGPFDPKTGLPFQSSKAAAPSYTAVFGDTMCELMASNDKIIALTAAMPDGTGVDKILEKFPERAFDVGIAEQHAVTFCAGMACEGMKPVAAIYSTFLQRGFDQVIHDVCLQDLNVTLAMDRAGIVGADGPTHHGLLDIAYLRSYPNIVLMAPKDEAEMRDMMITAIEHPGPAAIRYPRGNGHGVDISAAPKVIEIGKGEVLRKGTDGAVVAYGSMVYPAMQAAEKLAKSGVNISVVNARFVKPLDAELLLSTAREMPLIVTVEEAYLAGGFGSAVMELLEANDLQDKVKVVRMGVPDEIVSHGDPNRLLGDYGLDADGIYKRVLDSLNALNAEQSGGRKIRAVK
- a CDS encoding thioredoxin domain-containing protein; translation: MSKQNQKKSGMPVVIIGIVLLLAVGGGYYLFTSGKPGTPPKTNTNAAANATKTPGIPVNAPLGAQPPNQAGSPTASVTVEEFADFQCGSCAAANPVMSEIKSSYGSRIRFIFRNYPLSIPAHDKSYDAAVTVEAAGMQGKFWEMQNQLFSNQQTWTSNPNYKQLWNEYAQKLGLDLVKLQADVAGIAAKGRVDADLQRGRGLNVNSTPTVYVNGISIPFNEMKVESLKRIIDAELEKAASTPPAAKPAAENTNSNK